The following DNA comes from Megalopta genalis isolate 19385.01 chromosome 19, iyMegGena1_principal, whole genome shotgun sequence.
ATACATTATCCTAAATTTACATTGTGTATATTAATCGAAAATACAACAAATTTTTGAGACAAGTTAATACTTTAAAGACAGACCAAAAAGTTCAGAAGTGTCATCTAAAATATCCCATCTATCAAGCTTTCCCAATATTGCTTGAAAATCATTAATTGTAATGTCCTTCTCCTTATTTTGCCaagataatagaatataattagATGGATCTGGATGTGATGTCAATAATGGCATCACCTCTCCACCCAAATTGGATAAATGAGCAAGACCTCTCCAATCCCTAAAAAAAAGATCGAATGAAAGGTATGATCATcaatattacatttaataatgtaattataaaacTATGTAATCAATAGGCTACAAAATAACATAACAGGAACAATAAGAGGatttaaaaatatcaatatattatccTGAATGTACTAAAATAATTccatgaaaatgaaaatatatttgattcctgtttcttgcaattgatgtaatttttttattatcttAATATACCCATAATTAATACAAAATGCTTggaaaaataaatggtttaaattAATTTGTCGATTACTTACCTGGGCAAGCCATTCTCGCATGGAATAATTTTTGGAGGATTTAATAAAGTGGAGATAACTTGTTTGGACTCTTTAGACAGAGCAACAAGTGGTACTGCTGACAGGTTAGGTGTCATTTCGTGTCTTCGATTTAGCGTTCGATAATAACATCAAGAAATCGTATGATTCCTTTAACAATTTGTAAGAACCGTAAGGGCAGCACTGTTTAGCTATGAAGCATCAACCAATCAGATTTCTCTACCTGCTTCAtgctacaataatgtctctctaattgacgctcaaattgtccacaaaaattgacaatttgggaagtggagatacgattattcgagccttccagctcatttttatagttgttgacaattcgtaactataaaaatgaaccgcaaggatcgaataatcgtatctcctcttcctcaattgtccattgttgtagacaatttgagcgtcaattagggagacattactgtattaagtTGGTTACTCCCACTTCGCTCACTAAGGCGAGGCTCTCTGCTCATACACAGGAGATTCTTAGAATTTGTACAAACTTTGATTAATGATTCTGAGCATCTATGCACTCGTCAGCCTTCCGTAATTATCAGTAATTATTATGGTTCGTTACGCTTTTTTCAACAAAATACTTTTCACAGACTGACACTAACCTCGCACCAACTATGTATTTACAGTCGTTAAATGCAGAAAAAAAGAAGCAAGGAAGGAGCAACTGTTGAAAACATCATTTGGTAACATTAAACAACTTCTACATGTCGGTCAAATCTAGCCTAGAAAGGGCAGCTTGGTTGTTTTTAAATTTCACGAAATGTGGAAGAGACCAAATAAAACTAATTGCAGGACAATAACGAGCGTAGAAAGAGCAGTTATTTAAGacattgttcaatgaaatagggGACAGTCGTTGAATTGGTATAATTTATAGCTGTCATGAACATTATTTTGGAATTAAAAAACAATTATTTACGATATTCTACAATGAGACATTACAACTTCTACTAATCTTATTTTAATGACAGGCTTGTACCTTCGACTAATTTCGCATCTATTATTGGCCGACTACAGAGAATCGAGAGCGTGTAATGATAGAAGTAAGCAATTAAAAGTAATCATAGAATAATAGTAATCGAAAAAGATCAATTCTTTGATAGGTCATACAGCATGTTCTATGCATTATTTCAGAAATTTCGTGTTATTAAAAGTCTTCAGTCTCTCGTGAAAGTCCCTAGTCGCGCCGAAAAACTTTTTGGGAAATTTCTGAAAAACTACGAAGAAGCAATTAAAAGAAATTACAGATCAGCAATGGGCAATTAAAGAGCAACTGTTTAAGCCATCGCACATTGAGTTAGAGCAATTATTTGAGTATTATGCCAATTGATATTTGGCAACCATGATCGGCACGTGCTCTTAGTTCcttatatatttgtttattgaAAATTCATTGTTTATTGATAGAATTGTTGCCGATGGAAGGATGAGAAATTGATGAGATGAAAAAAGCAATTCTTTGGTAGGTCATACAGCACGTTTTATGCATTCTTTCAGAattttcgtatttttaaaaGTCCCCAGCCTCTCATACAAGTCACTAGGCATCTCAAAAAGTTTTTTAGATATTTTTCGAAAAGGATAAGTGAGCAGTTAAAACTAATTGATAATCAATTATGAGAAATTAAAGAGTAATCTGTTGAGCTATGTTTCATTAATATTAGTTAATATGGTGAGCCAGCTTCTCATGGGTGATGTTCAAGGCTCAGCGTTCGGCAACGCGTGTTATGAGTGAAACTCTGCGAGAAACCAGAGCCTCGACCTTCGTAAGGAAATTGTTTAGATTTAGGTTACAGGCACCTGATATGTTTATACTAAAATAAAGATAAGCAATCTTCAACTTTCTAGTCTCTGTTCGCATTTGGACACCTCAAAATTATTCGGATCCTTTCGCATCTAGCATATGAATAAAAGATCCACAAAGATAATTGAGAATTTAGACAAATTatctaataacaataataaatttgatagttctaatataattttttatgatttttatatgtatattattgacCAAATTACGTGCCAATATCTATTGTGATTAAAAAGTTATACAAAAACGGTATTGTATTCCTCAATTCGCATCActgaaaaaattattataaataattataaaaattattaaattttaatttttattaacattaaaaatatttagcttTTCGGTGATTTTTGTATGCGTTGattaacaaaaacaaaaagttAATTAACAAAAAGATTACTCgcttttatattttacatacaTATAAAAAATACACATTTAGAAAGTAAAAGATAGTtcgtaaaattatatttaaactAAATTAATGTTTAACAAATGCCAAAAATATTGAATTACCTAAAGTTAAGGATGAttactttttaaatatttttagtgaaaatttcattgcaatacctCAAATAGTTCAAAAGTTATAAGAAAATGTCACTGCATTTCTCGATCCGGAGAATACATACATATTTCTATTTGAattgagtttctttttttttttttttcttaatagAATACGCTGGTGGCTCCATCTCGTATTTATCAAGCACTTACATATCTCTAGATAATACCATTTATGTAACGAAATCTGTATAGCAGATACCGACCAGTTGAATCCGTAAAGTCACGTGActtaaacaactgactgcaggCATTTCTATACGGAAATTTCTCGTACAGAAAAaagatatttatttacattaataCATTGTTTCTGCACTCCAGTTTTTTTCAACTGAATGTCGTTTGTCGGAAGAAGCTTGATCAGTCTTAATTTTCTAGGTCGGTAAGCAGCTATACTGACTCACTAAAGTCATCAAGGTATTACATCTATTCTTATTTCTGGACTATGGTAATAGGTTTTCCCCGGCTGCATTGGTAATGCAGAATTGGAGATAGAAACTCACATTGTACAAGCATTCACACGGATTTCACGTTTATGACGAGACTGCAAGTGTACGATTTATCGAGTGATCAGCTGTGTTTTGAAAAACTTTTACAATTCTCGCTACGAAAAGAACGGAAAAACATTGTAGATTAGGtggaatattttctaatttCGATTAATAATGACTACAGCTGCTAGACCCACTTTTGAACCTGCTAGAGGTGGCCAAGGACGAGGCGAGAAGGATTTAAGTGCTATATCAAAACAATACAGTAGCAGGGACTTACCATCTCACACTAAACTAAAATACAGGTACTTTATATTCTTTCAAAAAGTGTGTATTCAGCTCCTGCGGTTTTactctttatttttatttggtAACCGACGGAATCTAACCTTACTTATCAATACATTTCTATATATAATATGGAAATGTTACTTATTTCAATGAGTTTTATTTTCAGAGAACATGGACAAGGAACAATCGAAGAATTGCGGAACCGTGATTTCCGCAAGGAATTGGAAGAACGTgaacgggagagagagaaagacaaaaGTTCAAATCGACGGATGATAGAGCCTGCTCGAGAAACTTCTACAACAAGCACCAAAAGACAAAAGATTGATCAAGTTCCAACAGCCAGCTTAGATGCAGACGATCCTTTAGATGATGATGATTCCGACTCTGATAGCGACGAGGATGATACTGCTGCTCTCTTAGCTGAGTTGCAGCGCATTAAGAAGGAAAGAGCAGCGGAGCAGGCCAAAAAGGTGCAGCTCTTGTCGAGTATTCACCAGAAAAAGCATAAGAAAGAACAAAATTTTCACATTCGACGAAGACACTTCAATTATATCTATTTAATTGAGTaatatatttctgtattttacAGGAAATGGAGAAAAGACAGGAAGAAGAAAGAATAAGAATGGAAAACATCCTCTCCGGTAATCCTCTGCTGAATTATTCTTCGCAGAGTGCTCGTACCGACATGAAAGTCAGGAGACGATGGGACGATGACGTTGTGTTCAAGAACTGTGCTCGCTCGGAGCCAAAAAAGAAGCACGACATGTTCATAAACGATTCGTTGCGTAGTGAATTCCACCGTAAATTTATGGAAAAATATGTCAAGTGAACAGCCACCGTGAAAACTCTATTACATCTGTACATAGCTTTAAATTAGCGTACAAAAGTTCGAATTTCGCCTTGACAGAAGTATAACAAGAGTGTTGCGCGTACATTTAAGGACAATTGTTTCGACCACGTTTTCCATATTGTGTACTCCGGTACCGGCGCACACAAGCGCGTCGCTCGATTATACTATTTTCTAACGACCCACAAGATACGTTCGATTAAACATGAATACTCTACACGCTACGTTCGAATCTGTTCCAAGGTATCCTGGAGCGTATTTAATCTCTCGGCTCCCTTCTATCGTTCTAGTAACTATATGAAACCGTGGCGGACGTAAAAATAAGCGGAAAAATATTCGGATGCAAGGAGGAAAGAGTGGGACGAAGCGGATTGAGGTAATGTGTATCGGTCCGGCCGGCTGTGTGCATGTGTGTGACAGCGGATGAATAAGAGGGAcagggaaagagagaggggcCGAGAGGCAACGCAGAGGCGGAGCGAGGAGGACAGCGGTGCTGGAGTTTGTCCAGACAATGTAGGTACGTGTTTCGGTAGCGGTGCGATCCGGCCTCGGCGGTGGTGGTGCTGGTGGCGGCGAGCGCGTGTAAACCGCTGGGTCAAGTATAACCGGTCCCAGAGTTCCCGGAGCAGCCGGAGGCAGCAAGCAGTCTACCGGTGCGACACGCAGCTGGTTATCGCTGGTAGACTCCCTGGCACCGACCTG
Coding sequences within:
- the c12.1 gene encoding spliceosome-associated protein CWC15 codes for the protein MTTAARPTFEPARGGQGRGEKDLSAISKQYSSRDLPSHTKLKYREHGQGTIEELRNRDFRKELEEREREREKDKSSNRRMIEPARETSTTSTKRQKIDQVPTASLDADDPLDDDDSDSDSDEDDTAALLAELQRIKKERAAEQAKKEMEKRQEEERIRMENILSGNPLLNYSSQSARTDMKVRRRWDDDVVFKNCARSEPKKKHDMFINDSLRSEFHRKFMEKYVK